From Apium graveolens cultivar Ventura chromosome 9, ASM990537v1, whole genome shotgun sequence, the proteins below share one genomic window:
- the LOC141684438 gene encoding scopoletin glucosyltransferase-like, whose amino-acid sequence MVDLHVFFFPAMAHGHMIPILDMAKLFASRGVHSTIITTPLNAPCYAKGVQKSNDLGFQMSIKILEFPKVDGLPEDCENADQIPSPAMLPVFFAATRMLKDQIEQLLEEFRPNCLVADILFPWATDSAAKFNIPRLVFHGSGLFASCAEGQMRLHRPFKNLINDSDEFFVPNIPHKVKLCLSQLAPHHRTEEKTEFTKMLAEARESELKSYGVIVNSFYELEPDYADHYRNVLNRRAWHIGPLSLCNRSLEEKAQRGKQAAITEDECLTWLNSKSPNSVVYICFGSVGKFPSKQLHEIAIGLEASEQQFIWVVRKGTNDKETEDWMPEGFEERMIGKGLIIRGWAPQVMILDHEAIGGFVTHCGWNSTLEGIAAGVPMVTWPLFAEQFYNEKLITDVLQIGVAVGAKEWVIGTGGNIKRVAVETAVRSIIVGEEAEERRNRCEGLKEMAKKAVEEGGSSYLDLDALIQELSSYPSS is encoded by the coding sequence ATGGTTGATCTTCACGTCTTCTTTTTTCCGGCCATGGCTCATGGTCACATGATACCAATACTTGACATGGCTAAGTTATTTGCCTCTCGCGGTGTACACTCCACGATCATCACTACGCCTCTAAATGCTCCTTGTTACGCTAAAGGAGTACAGAAGAGTAATGATTTGGGATTTCAAATGAGTATCAAAATTCTCGAGTTTCCAAAAGTAGACGGTTTGCCTGAAGATTGTGAAAATGCTGATCAGATTCCTTCTCCTGCTATGCTCCCTGTTTTCTTTGCTGCAACAAGGATGCTCAAAGATCAAATTGAGCAACTTCTGGAAGAATTTCGTCCTAATTGCCTTGTTGCAGATATATTATTCCCATGGGCTACTGATTCCGCTGCCAAATTTAATATCCCAAGATTGGTTTTTCATGGATCTGGCTTATTTGCTTCGTGTGCTGAAGGACAGATGAGGCTGCACAGGCCATTCAAGAACTTAATAAATGACTCGGATGAGTTTTTTGTGCCTAACATTCCGCATAAAGTGAAGTTGTGTTTAAGCCAACTCGCGCCTCATCATAGAACAGAGGAAAAGACAGAGTTCACAAAGATGCTAGCTGAGGCAAGAGAATCTGAGTTAAAAAGCTATGGAGTGATTGTAAACAGCTTTTACGAGCTAGAACCTGATTATGCTGATCATTACCGGAATGTTTTGAATAGGAGGGCATGGCATATAGGCCCACTTTCATTATGCAATAGAAGTTTAGAGGAAAAAGCACAAAGAGGGAAGCAAGCAGCTATAACTGAAGATGAATGCTTGACATGGTTGAATTCTAAAAGCCCGAACTCAGTTGTATACATTTGCTTTGGAAGTGTAGGCAAATTCCCAAGTAAGCAGTTACACGAGATTGCAATTGGACTTGAAGCTTCTGAACAACAGTTCATATGGGTTGTGAGGAAAGGGACAAATGATAAAGAAACCGAGGACTGGATGCCAGAAGGATTTGAGGAAAGAATGATTGGAAAAGGCCTAATAATCAGAGGATGGGCACCGCAAGTGATGATTCTTGATCACGAAGCTATAGGAGGTTTTGTGACACACTGTGGCTGGAACTCAACTCTTGAAGGCATAGCTGCAGGGGTACCAATGGTCACATGGCCTTTGTTTGCTGAGCAATTTTATAATGAGAAGTTGATCACAGATGTTCTCCAAATTGGTGTTGCTGTTGGTGCCAAGGAATGGGTTATTGGGACAGGAGGCAACATAAAAAGAGTTGCAGTGGAGACGGCTGTGAGGAGTATAATTGTTGGTGAAGAGGCCGAGGAGAGAAGAAACAGATGCGAGGGACTCAAAGAGATGGCGAAAAAAGCTGTTGAAGAAGGCGGATCGTCTTACTTGGATTTAGATGCTTTGATCCAAGAACTCAGTTCATATCCTTCTTCATAA
- the LOC141687340 gene encoding scopoletin glucosyltransferase-like: MVEFQVFFFPVMAHGHMIPILDMAKLFASRGVHSTIITTPLNAPAFAKGVQKSIDLGFRMSVKTLEFPKVDGLPEDCENADQITSAMLPDFFAATRMLKDQLEQLLEEYRPNCLVADLFFPWATDSAAKFDIPRLVFHGSSFFATCAGEQVRLQKPFKNLVNDSDEFFVPNIPHKVKLCLSQLPPHQRTEEETVFTKMLNEAKDTELRSYGVIVNSFYELEPEYADHCRNILNRRAWHIGPLSLCNRSLEEKAQRGKEAAIKEDDCLKWLDSKSPHSVLYVCFGSINKFPSKQLHEIATGLEASGQQFIWVVRKGTNDKESEDWMPEGFEERMKGKGLIIRGWAPQMLILDHEAIGGFVTHCGWNSTLEGIAAGVPMVTWPLFAEQFYNEKLITDVLRIGVAVGAKEWVIGTGGGNIKSEAVETAVRSIIVGEEAEERRNRCKGLKEMARKAIEEGGSSYSDLDALIQELSSYPSSK, translated from the coding sequence ATGGTTGAGTTTCAGGTTTTCTTTTTTCCTGTTATGGCTCACGGTCACATGATACCAATACTTGACATGGCTAAGCTATTTGCCTCTCGCGGTGTGCACTCCACCATCATCACGACGCCTCTCAATGCTCCTGCTTTCGCTAAAGGAGTACAGAAGAGTATTGATTTGGGTTTTCGAATGAGTGTCAAAACTCTCGAGTTTCCAAAAGTGGACGGTTTGCCTGAAGATTGTGAAAATGCTGATCAAATTACTTCTGCTATGCTCCCTGATTTCTTTGCTGCAACAAGGATGCTCAAAGATCAACTTGAGCAACTTCTTGAAGAATATCGTCCTAATTGTCTTGTTGCTGATTTGTTCTTCCCATGGGCTACTGATTCTGCAGCCAAATTTGATATTCCAAGGTTGGTTTTTCATGGATCAAGCTTCTTTGCCACATGTGCTGGAGAACAGGTGAGGCTCCAGAAGCCATTCAAGAATTTAGTAAATGACTCGGATGAGTTTTTTGTGCCTAACATTCCTCATAAAGTGAAGTTGTGTTTGAGCCAACTCCCGCCTCATCAACGAACAGAGGAAGAGACAGTGTTCACAAAGATGCTAAATGAGGCAAAAGATACTGAGTTGAGAAGCTATGGAGTGATTGTAAACAGCTTTTACGAGCTGGAACCGGAGTATGCTGATCATTGCCGAAATATTTTGAATAGGAGGGCATGGCATATAGGACCACTATCGTTATGCAACAGAAGTTTAGAAGAAAAAGCACAAAGAGGGAAAGAAGCAGCCATCAAAGAAGATGATTGCTTGAAGTGGCTGGATTCTAAAAGTCCCCACTCTGTTTTATACGTTTGTTTTGGAAGTATTAATAAATTTCCAAGTAAGCAGTTACATGAGATTGCTACGGGGCTTGAAGCTTCTGGACAACAGTTCATTTGGGTTGTGAGAAAAGGGACAAATGATAAAGAATCTGAGGACTGGATGCCAGAAGGATTTGAGGAAAGAATGAAAGGGAAAGGCCTAATAATCAGAGGATGGGCACCGCAAATGCTAATTCTTGATCACGAAGCCATAGGAGGTTTTGTGACACACTGTGGCTGGAACTCAACTCTTGAAGGCATAGCTGCTGGGGTACCAATGGTCACATGGCCTTTGTTTGCTGAGCAATTTTATAATGAGAAGTTGATCACGGATGTTCTTCGGATAGGTGTTGCTGTCGGTGCCAAGGAATGGGTTATTGGGACAGGGGGAGGCAACATAAAAAGTGAGGCAGTGGAGACGGCTGTGAGGAGTATAATAGTTGGTGAAGAGGCTGAGGAAAGAAGAAACAGATGCAAGGGTCTCAAGGAGATGGCAAGAAAGGCTATTGAAGAAGGCGGATCGTCTTACTCGGATTTAGATGCTTTGATCCAAGAACTCAGTTCATATCCTTCTTCAAAATAG
- the LOC141684631 gene encoding scopoletin glucosyltransferase-like, which produces MVQLQVFFFPFMAHGHMIPILDMAKLFASRGVHSTIITTPLNAPAFAKGVQKSNDLGFQMSVKILEFPKLDGLPEDCENVDQITSPAMFPIFFAATRILKDQIEKLLEEYRPNCLVADLFFPWATDSAAKFDIPRLVFHGTSFFASCAGEQVRLHRPFKNLIYEWDEFFVPNLPHKVKLCLSQLPPHVRTEEETEFAKSLTEARESEFRSHGVIVNSFYELESEYADHYRNVLNRRAWHIGPLSLCNRSFEEKAQRGKQAAITEDECLKWLNSKNPNSVLYVCFGSVSKFPNKQLHEIAMGLEASEQQFIWVVRKGTNDKETEDWMPEGFEERMIGKGLIIRGWAPQMLILDHEAIGGFVTHCGWNSTLESIAAGVPMVTWPSFAEQFYNEKLITDVLRIGVSVGAKEWVIGTGGGNIKRDAVETAVRSIIIGEEAEERRNRCKGLKEMAGKAIEKGGSSYSDLNALIQELGSYLSSC; this is translated from the coding sequence ATGGTTCAGCTTCAGGTTTTCTTTTTTCCTTTTATGGCACATGGTCACATGATACCAATACTTGACATGGCTAAGCTGTTTGCCTCTCGCGGTGTGCACTCCACCATCATCACTACGCCTCTCAATGCTCCTGCTTTCGCCAAAGGAGTACAGAAGAGTAATGATTTGGGTTTTCAAATGAGTGTCAAAATTCTCGAGTTTCCAAAACTAGACGGTTTGCCTGAAGATTGTGAAAATGTTGATCAAATTACTTCTCCTGCCATGTTCCCCATTTTCTTTGCTGCAACAAGGATTCTCAAAGATCAAATTGAGAAGCTTCTTGAAGAATATCGTCCTAACTGTCTTGTTGCTGATTTGTTCTTCCCATGGGCTACTGATTCTGCAGCCAAATTTGATATCCCAAGGTTGGTTTTTCATGGAACAAGCTTCTTTGCTTCATGTGCTGGAGAACAGGTGAGGCTCCACAGGCCATTCAAGAACTTAATATATGAGTGGGATGAGTTTTTTGTGCCTAATCTTCCGCATAAAGTGAAGTTGTGTTTAAGTCAACTCCCACCTCACGTACGAACAGAGGAGGAGACAGAGTTTGCAAAATCGCTAACTGAGGCAAGAGAATCTGAGTTCAGAAGCCATGGAGTAATTGTAAACAGCTTTTACGAGCTAGAATCCGAGTATGCTGATCATTACAGAAATGTTTTGAATAGGAGGGCATGGCATATAGGTCCACTTTCATTGTGCAATAGAAGTTTTGAAGAAAAAGCACAAAGAGGGAAGCAAGCAGCTATAACTGAAGATGAATGCTTGAAGTGGTTAAATTCAAAAAACCCCAACTCGGTTTTATATGTTTGCTTTGGAAGTGTTAGTAAATTCCCAAATAAGCAGTTACATGAAATCGCAATGGGACTTGAAGCTTCTGAACAACAATTCATATGGGTTGTGAGGAAAGGGACAAATGATAAAGAAACTGAGGACTGGATGCCAGAAGGATTTGAGGAAAGAATGATAGGAAAAGGCCTGATAATTAGAGGATGGGCACCGCAAATGCTAATTCTTGATCACGAAGCCATAGGAGGTTTTGTGACACACTGTGGCTGGAACTCAACTCTTGAAAGCATAGCTGCTGGAGTTCCAATGGTCACATGGCCTTCATTCGCGGAGCAATTTTATAATGAGAAGTTGATCACAGATGTTCTCCGGATTGGTGTTTCTGTTGGTGCCAAGGAATGGGTTATTGGGACGGGAGGAGGCAACATAAAAAGAGATGCAGTGGAGACGGCTGTGAGGAGTATAATTATTGGTGAAGAGGCTGAGGAAAGAAGAAACAGATGCAAGGGACTCAAAGAGATGGCTGGAAAGGCTATTGAAAAAGGCGGATCGTCTTACTCAGACTTAAATGCTTTGATCCAAGAACTCGGTTCATATCTTTCTTCATGTTAA
- the LOC141682841 gene encoding scopoletin glucosyltransferase-like, which produces MVQLQVFFFPIMAHGHMIPILDMAKLFASRGVHSTIITTPLNAPAFAKGVQKSNDSGFQMSIKILKFPKVDGLPEDCENIDQIPSPAMLPLFLAATWMLKEQLEQLLQECHPNCLVADLFFPWATDSAARFNIPRLIFYGSSFFASCAEEQVRLHRPFKNLTNASDEFFVPNLPHKVKLFSSQIPPFLREERETEFAKMLTEAFESESRSYGTIVNSFYELEPNYADYYRNVLNRRAWHIGPLSLCNRSFEEKVQRGKQAAITEDECLTWLNSKSPNSVVYICFGSVGKFPSKQLHEIAMGLEASEQQFIWVVMKGTDDKESEDWMPEEFEERMKGKGLIIRGWAPQVLILDHKAIGGFVTHCGWNSTLEGIAAGVPMVTWPLGAEQFYNEKLITDVLHIGVPVGAKEWGVMVGGGNIKRDAVETAVRGILVGEEAEDRRNRCKGLKEMAKKAIEQGGSSYSDLNALIQELSL; this is translated from the coding sequence ATGGTTCAGCTTCAGGTTTTCTTTTTCCCTATTATGGCTCATGGTCACATGATCCCAATACTTGACATGGCTAAGCTGTTTGCCTCTCGCGGTGTGCACTCCACCATCATCACGACGCCTCTCAATGCTCCTGCTTTTGCTAAAGGAGTACAGAAGAGTAATGATTCGGGTTTTCAAATGAGTATCAAAATTCTTAAGTTTCCAAAAGTAGACGGTTTGCCTGAAGATTGTGAAAATATTGATCAGATTCCTTCTCCTGCTATGCTCCCGCTTTTTCTTGCTGCAACATGGATGCTGAAAGAACAACTAGAGCAGCTTCTCCAAGAATGTCATCCTAATTGTCTTGTTGCTGATTTATTCTTCCCATGGGCTACTGATTCCGCTGCCAGATTTaatatcccgaggttgattttTTATGGATCAAGCTTCTTTGCTTCGTGTGCTGAAGAACAGGTGAGGCTCCACAGGCCATTTAAGAACTTAACAAATGCCTCCGATGAATTTTTTGTGCCTAACCTTCCGCATAAAGTGAAGTTGTTTTCAAGTCAAATCCCACCTTTTTTACGAGAAGAGAGGGAGACAGAGTTTGCCAAGATGCTAACTGAGGCATTCGAATCAGAGAGCAGAAGCTATGGAACCATTGTAAACAGCTTTTACGAGCTAGAACCTAATTATGCTGATTATTACAGAAATGTTTTGAATAGGAGGGCTTGGCATATAGGTCCACTTTCATTGTGCAATAGAAGTTTCGAAGAAAAAGTACAAAGAGGGAAGCAAGCAGCTATAACTGAAGATGAATGCTTGACATGGTTGAATTCTAAAAGCCCGAACTCAGTTGTATACATTTGCTTTGGAAGTGTAGGCAAATTCCCAAGTAAGCAGTTACATGAGATTGCTATGGGACTTGAAGCTTCCGAGCAACAATTCATATGGGTTGTGATGAAGGGGACAGATGATAAAGAATCCGAAGACTGGATGCCAGAAGAATTTGAGGAAAGAATGAAAGGGAAAGGCCTAATAATTAGAGGATGGGCACCACAAGTGCTAATTCTTGATCACAAAGCTATAGGAGGTTTTGTGACACACTGTGGCTGGAACTCAACTCTTGAAGGCATAGCTGCTGGGGTGCCAATGGTCACATGGCCTTTGGGCGCGGAGCAATTTTATAATGAGAAGTTGATTACCGATGTTCTCCACATTGGTGTTCCTGTCGGTGCCAAGGAATGGGGTGTTATGGTAGGGGGAGGGAACATAAAAAGAGATGCAGTGGAGACGGCTGTGAGAGGTATACTTGTTGGTGAAGAGGCCGAGGACAGAAGAAACCGATGCAAGGGACTTAAAGAGATGGCAAAAAAGGCCATTGAACAAGGCGGATCGTCTTACTCAGATTTGAATGCTTTGATCCAAGAACTCAGTTTATAG
- the LOC141682807 gene encoding scopoletin glucosyltransferase-like, with the protein MVQLQVFFFPIMAHGHMIPILDMAKLFASRGVHSTIITTPLNAPAFAKGVQKSNDSGFQMSIKILKFPKVDGLPEDCENIDQIPSPAMLPLFLAATWMLKEQLEQLLQECHPNCLVADLFFPWATDSAARFNIPRLIFYGSSFFASCAEEQVRLHRPFKNLTNASDEFFVPNLPHKVKLFLSQIPPYLREERETEFAKVLTEALESERSHGVIVNSFYELESEYADYYRNVLNRRAWHIGPLSLCNRSFEEKVQRGKQAAITEDECLTWLNSKSPNSVVYICFGSVGKFPSKQLHEIAMGLEASEQQFIWVVMKGTDDNEPEDWMPEEFEERMIGKGLIIRGWAPQVLILDHKAIGGFVTHCGWNSTLEGIAAGVPMVTWPLGAEQFYNEKLITDVLHIGVPVGAKEWGVMVGGGNIKRDAVETAVRGILVGEEAEDRRNRCKGLKEMAKKAIEQGGSSYSDLNALIQELSL; encoded by the coding sequence ATGGTTCAGCTTCAGGTTTTCTTTTTCCCTATTATGGCTCATGGTCACATGATCCCAATACTTGACATGGCTAAGCTGTTTGCCTCTCGCGGTGTGCACTCCACCATCATCACGACGCCTCTCAATGCTCCTGCTTTTGCTAAAGGAGTACAGAAGAGTAATGATTCGGGTTTTCAAATGAGTATCAAAATTCTTAAGTTTCCAAAAGTAGACGGTTTGCCTGAAGATTGTGAAAATATTGATCAGATTCCTTCTCCTGCTATGCTCCCGCTTTTTCTTGCTGCAACATGGATGCTGAAAGAACAACTAGAGCAGCTTCTCCAAGAATGTCATCCTAATTGTCTTGTTGCTGATTTATTCTTCCCATGGGCTACTGATTCCGCTGCCAGATTTaatatcccgaggttgattttTTATGGATCAAGCTTCTTTGCTTCGTGTGCTGAAGAACAGGTGAGGCTCCACAGGCCATTTAAGAACTTAACAAATGCCTCCGATGAATTTTTTGTGCCTAACCTTCCGCATAAAGTGAAGTTGTTTTTAAGTCAAATCCCACCTTATTTACGAGAAGAGAGGGAGACAGAGTTTGCCAAGGTGCTAACCGAGGCATTAGAATCTGAGAGAAGCCATGGAGTCATTGTAAACAGCTTTTACGAGCTAGAATCCGAGTATGCTGATTATTACAGGAATGTTTTGAATAGGAGGGCATGGCATATAGGTCCACTTTCATTGTGCAATAGAAGTTTCGAAGAAAAAGTACAAAGAGGGAAGCAAGCAGCTATAACTGAAGATGAATGCTTGACATGGTTGAATTCTAAAAGCCCGAACTCAGTTGTATACATTTGCTTTGGAAGTGTAGGCAAATTCCCAAGTAAGCAGTTACATGAGATTGCTATGGGACTTGAAGCTTCCGAGCAACAATTCATATGGGTTGTGATGAAGGGGACAGATGACAATGAACCCGAAGACTGGATGCCAGAAGAATTTGAGGAAAGAATGATAGGGAAAGGCCTAATAATTAGAGGATGGGCACCGCAAGTGCTAATTCTTGATCACAAAGCTATAGGAGGTTTTGTGACACACTGTGGGTGGAACTCAACTCTTGAAGGCATAGCTGCTGGGGTACCAATGGTCACATGGCCTTTGGGCGCGGAGCAATTTTATAATGAGAAGTTGATTACCGATGTTCTCCACATTGGTGTTCCTGTCGGTGCCAAGGAATGGGGTGTTATGGTAGGGGGAGGGAACATAAAAAGAGATGCAGTGGAGACGGCTGTGAGAGGTATACTTGTTGGTGAAGAGGCCGAGGACAGAAGAAACCGATGCAAGGGACTTAAAGAGATGGCAAAAAAGGCCATTGAACAAGGCGGATCGTCTTACTCAGATTTGAATGCTTTGATCCAAGAACTCAGTTTATAG